A single region of the Triticum dicoccoides isolate Atlit2015 ecotype Zavitan chromosome 2B, WEW_v2.0, whole genome shotgun sequence genome encodes:
- the LOC119367668 gene encoding uncharacterized protein LOC119367668 has protein sequence MGNCFHTAQGRRGVDTKKSAVPEEEEEVTPPVKEVKIRITRKQLEDLLRRLDQEDGCSGAVISELLCMTSSSNFRHRGQTAQWTPALQSIPE, from the coding sequence ATGGGCAACTGTTTCCACACAGCGCAAGGTCGTCGCGGTGTCGACACCAAGAAGAGCGcggtgccggaggaggaggaggaagttactCCGCCGGTGAAGGAGGTGAAGATCAGGATCACGAGGAAGCAGCTGGAGGACCTGCTGCGGCGCCTCGACCAGGAGGACGGCTGCAGCGGCGCCGTCATCTCGGAGCTCCTCTGCATGACGAGCAGCTCCAATTTCCGGCACAGGGGGCAGACCGCACAGTGGACGCCGGCGCTGCAGAGCATACCGGAGTGA